One window from the genome of Syntrophales bacterium encodes:
- the ptsP gene encoding phosphoenolpyruvate--protein phosphotransferase encodes MSSDVLKKTYLLKGIGVSPGIAIGKAYLFNRLDPQISFYKLSDANLVSKEIKRFKKALKESEKQLLEVKNKLANLEVMEPLYIMDIHIMILRDKKFINHTIQQIKEMSVNAEWAVGMTIDKYKEIFAKVEDDYLRGRFSDVQYVGQRVLRNLAGEKREVINVGEGFIIVAPDLSPADTAQMKIERVLGFATDIGGKTSHTAIVAQAIEIPAVVGLENITGVVRTNDDIIVDGSSGLIIVNPAPEMLKRYEDKKEDYQHVQEDFLKDANLPAITKDNYRVEIGGNIEFSEEIPSAIAHGANGIGLYRTEFIYINREQLPTEEEHFANYRRVIGVDGLTWSTIRTFDLGGDKFFSDPKLAKEMNPQMGLRAIRFCLKEVNLFKIQLRAILRASAYGKTRILFPMISGIEEIREAKKIFYEVKDELLTRGLPLGNDIELGVMIEVPSAVMIADKLAKEVDFFSIGTNDLIQYALAIDRINERVTYLYEPLHPAVLRLIKQTVDVGHEAGIRVAMCGEMAGEPACTMILLGLELDELSMNPSAIPRIKKIIRETTLEESKELLKKVMTFSSAVEIRGYVGNYMRERFPEVFPLSNLRATYP; translated from the coding sequence ATGAGTTCTGATGTGTTGAAAAAGACCTATCTTTTAAAAGGAATTGGCGTTTCTCCTGGTATAGCAATAGGGAAGGCTTATCTGTTTAACCGTCTCGACCCCCAAATATCCTTTTACAAACTCAGCGATGCAAACCTTGTCTCCAAAGAGATAAAACGGTTCAAGAAAGCCCTGAAGGAATCTGAGAAACAACTCCTCGAAGTAAAAAATAAACTCGCTAATCTTGAGGTGATGGAGCCATTATACATTATGGATATCCATATTATGATTTTGAGAGACAAGAAATTCATCAATCATACGATCCAGCAAATCAAAGAGATGTCTGTCAATGCAGAATGGGCCGTGGGGATGACTATTGACAAATACAAAGAAATCTTCGCCAAGGTAGAAGATGATTATCTCAGGGGGCGGTTCAGCGATGTGCAGTACGTGGGACAGAGGGTTCTGAGGAATCTTGCCGGGGAAAAGCGAGAGGTAATTAATGTTGGTGAAGGGTTCATCATCGTTGCCCCAGATCTGTCGCCAGCGGATACAGCACAGATGAAGATTGAAAGGGTTCTCGGGTTTGCCACGGATATCGGGGGAAAGACCTCCCATACGGCCATTGTGGCCCAGGCGATTGAAATTCCTGCTGTTGTCGGCCTGGAAAACATTACCGGTGTAGTGCGGACTAATGACGATATTATTGTTGATGGTTCCTCCGGTTTGATCATTGTGAATCCCGCTCCAGAAATGTTAAAAAGGTACGAAGATAAAAAGGAGGATTACCAGCACGTCCAGGAGGATTTTCTTAAGGATGCCAATCTTCCTGCCATTACAAAAGACAATTATAGGGTGGAGATAGGGGGGAACATAGAATTTAGCGAGGAGATCCCTTCTGCGATAGCACATGGTGCAAATGGTATCGGCCTTTACAGAACTGAATTTATTTATATTAACAGGGAACAACTTCCGACGGAGGAGGAGCACTTTGCCAATTACAGACGCGTTATTGGGGTAGATGGTCTGACATGGTCAACCATTAGAACTTTTGATCTCGGTGGGGACAAGTTTTTCTCTGATCCCAAATTGGCCAAAGAGATGAATCCCCAGATGGGTTTAAGAGCGATCCGATTTTGCCTTAAGGAGGTTAACCTCTTTAAGATACAGTTGCGGGCCATTCTCCGTGCCAGCGCCTACGGCAAGACGAGGATACTGTTTCCCATGATCTCAGGGATCGAGGAGATTAGGGAAGCCAAAAAAATATTTTATGAAGTGAAAGATGAACTCCTTACCAGGGGTCTACCTTTGGGCAATGACATAGAGCTCGGTGTTATGATTGAAGTTCCCTCGGCGGTTATGATTGCCGATAAGCTGGCAAAGGAAGTGGATTTTTTCAGCATCGGGACCAACGACCTCATCCAGTATGCCTTAGCAATTGACAGGATCAACGAAAGGGTTACCTATTTATATGAACCACTTCACCCGGCAGTTTTGAGACTCATCAAACAAACGGTTGATGTTGGCCATGAAGCGGGTATACGGGTAGCCATGTGTGGGGAGATGGCGGGTGAACCGGCCTGCACGATGATCCTCCTCGGTCTGGAGCTGGATGAATTAAGTATGAATCCCTCAGCCATCCCGCGGATTAAAAAGATCATCAGGGAAACAACCCTGGAGGAATCCAAAGAACTCCTAAAAAAGGTAATGACCTTTTCCTCGGCAGTCGAGATTCGGGGATATGTAGGGAACTACATGCGTGAGCGATTCCCGGAAGTATTTCCCTTAAGCAATCTACGGGCTACTTACCCCTGA
- the purH gene encoding bifunctional phosphoribosylaminoimidazolecarboxamide formyltransferase/IMP cyclohydrolase encodes MNEIRRALISVTDKRGIVEFARELSQFPVEILSTGGTASKLRSEGIKVTDVSDYTGFPEMMDGRLKTLHPKIHGGLLALRNDGGHMRALKEQGIGLIDMVVVNLYRFEDTVAEGCTLREAVENIDIGGPTMLRAAAKNYRFVSVVTDPEDYPKILKEMRGTGGKITEDTNFALAVKTFQLTAKYDAAISNYLGRIVPEGGMKVFPDTFTFQFVKAQDLRYGENPHQKAAFYREMGPPLSAISNARQRQGKELSYNNIMDSDAAWQMVSDFELPAAVIVKHANPCGAATSASDISEAYRKARETDPVSAFGGIVAFNRPVNRKTAEAITETFIEVIIAPAFDGDAIAILGGKKDMRVLEIPPACGKQPAGYDFRRVAGGLLIQDRDCEEFDIRKAKVVTRRAPTAEEYQALDFAWRVVKHVKSNAIVFAARDQLVGVGAGQMSRMDSVRIAGMKANLPTKGCVLASDAFFPFRDGIDIAAEAGITAVVQPGESIRDKDVIAAADEHGMAMIFTGTRHFKH; translated from the coding sequence ATGAACGAAATCAGGCGGGCGCTGATCAGTGTTACAGACAAGAGAGGGATTGTAGAGTTTGCCAGGGAGCTTTCGCAATTTCCTGTGGAGATCCTCTCCACGGGGGGAACGGCTTCCAAGCTGAGAAGCGAGGGAATAAAAGTCACGGATGTCTCTGATTATACCGGTTTCCCCGAAATGATGGACGGCAGGTTAAAAACACTTCATCCGAAGATACACGGTGGTCTTCTGGCCCTGCGGAATGATGGAGGGCACATGAGAGCCCTTAAAGAACAGGGGATAGGTCTGATTGACATGGTGGTGGTCAATCTCTACCGCTTCGAGGATACCGTGGCAGAAGGCTGCACTCTCCGGGAGGCCGTGGAAAATATAGATATTGGTGGGCCGACCATGCTCCGGGCCGCGGCGAAAAACTACCGCTTTGTCAGTGTCGTGACCGATCCCGAGGATTACCCGAAAATATTAAAAGAGATGAGGGGAACGGGGGGAAAGATCACGGAGGACACCAACTTTGCCCTGGCGGTAAAGACATTTCAACTGACGGCAAAATACGATGCCGCCATTTCCAACTATCTTGGCAGGATAGTTCCCGAGGGGGGAATGAAGGTATTTCCCGATACCTTCACCTTCCAGTTTGTTAAGGCGCAGGACCTCCGCTACGGGGAAAATCCCCATCAGAAGGCCGCCTTCTACAGGGAGATGGGACCCCCTCTTTCCGCCATATCCAATGCACGGCAGCGCCAGGGAAAGGAATTATCCTACAACAACATCATGGACAGCGATGCGGCCTGGCAGATGGTATCCGACTTTGAACTGCCCGCCGCGGTGATTGTCAAGCACGCCAACCCCTGCGGTGCGGCGACCTCCGCTTCCGACATTTCAGAGGCCTATCGGAAAGCACGGGAGACAGACCCCGTATCCGCCTTCGGAGGGATTGTCGCCTTCAACCGTCCGGTGAACAGGAAAACGGCGGAAGCAATAACAGAGACCTTTATCGAGGTTATCATCGCCCCGGCGTTTGACGGGGATGCCATCGCGATATTAGGCGGAAAAAAGGATATGAGGGTCCTGGAGATCCCACCGGCTTGCGGGAAACAGCCTGCCGGTTATGACTTCAGGAGAGTTGCGGGGGGGCTCCTCATCCAGGACAGAGACTGCGAGGAGTTCGATATCAGAAAGGCAAAGGTTGTGACCAGGAGGGCGCCAACGGCAGAGGAGTACCAGGCCCTCGATTTTGCCTGGCGGGTGGTGAAACACGTTAAATCAAACGCCATTGTCTTTGCCGCGAGAGACCAACTGGTCGGCGTGGGGGCAGGACAGATGAGCCGGATGGATTCGGTAAGGATCGCCGGTATGAAAGCAAATCTGCCGACGAAAGGATGCGTTCTTGCCTCGGATGCCTTCTTTCCCTTTCGTGACGGCATTGACATTGCCGCCGAAGCCGGTATTACAGCCGTCGTACAACCCGGCGAATCAATCAGGGATAAAGATGTGATTGCCGCCGCCGATGAACACGGGATGGCGATGATCTTCACCGGAACAAGGCACTTCAAACACTAA
- a CDS encoding integration host factor subunit alpha, translating into MTKIDIIQNVCDKLGLSKKDSAKIVESVFDVMKDCLTRGEKLKISGFGNFIIKEKKSRRGRNPQTGGVIEISERKVLTFKSSQVLRKVLNE; encoded by the coding sequence ATGACAAAGATTGACATAATCCAGAATGTATGTGACAAATTAGGGCTTTCAAAGAAAGATTCTGCAAAAATCGTGGAGTCGGTGTTTGATGTTATGAAAGACTGTCTGACGCGAGGTGAAAAGTTAAAGATTTCCGGTTTTGGCAATTTTATTATTAAGGAAAAGAAATCCCGCCGGGGCAGGAATCCCCAGACCGGCGGTGTTATAGAGATATCTGAGCGGAAAGTATTAACTTTCAAATCAAGCCAGGTGCTCCGCAAGGTGTTGAACGAATGA
- a CDS encoding zinc ribbon domain-containing protein, which produces MLRYVLLFIIAGIIGSIVAKRKGRSPVWWFVLCAAIPLLIVVIAVLSPMVSEGYTQKCPYCAEIIKEDAIVCKHCGRELPIEMIKVQNKRSILQGWSLREKRKSKKKNTGNFQYPPPFNQRQ; this is translated from the coding sequence TTGCTTAGATATGTCTTACTGTTTATCATTGCAGGCATTATCGGAAGCATTGTAGCTAAAAGAAAAGGTCGTAGCCCCGTATGGTGGTTTGTACTATGTGCGGCTATCCCATTACTTATTGTTGTTATTGCAGTGCTTTCACCTATGGTATCTGAAGGGTATACTCAAAAGTGCCCTTACTGTGCAGAGATTATTAAAGAAGATGCAATAGTTTGTAAGCATTGTGGCAGGGAGCTGCCCATAGAGATGATCAAGGTTCAAAACAAAAGGAGTATTTTGCAAGGATGGAGTTTGAGAGAAAAAAGAAAGTCGAAGAAGAAAAACACAGGAAACTTCCAGTACCCCCCTCCTTTTAACCAACGTCAATAA
- the smpB gene encoding SsrA-binding protein SmpB, with protein sequence MMSEKIICQNKTARHNYSIDDTYEAGIVLMGTEVKSAREGKVNLKDSYALVKNDEVYLHDMHIGPYSHGNRSNHDPLRVRKLLLHRREIKKLYGKSREKGLTLVPLKLYFKNGKVKVEIGVGRGKKLYDKREHLKMRQHRRDMEKEFSMGNLKR encoded by the coding sequence ATGATGTCAGAAAAGATCATCTGCCAGAATAAGACGGCAAGGCACAACTACTCAATAGATGATACCTATGAAGCGGGTATTGTCCTTATGGGTACGGAAGTGAAGTCAGCGCGCGAGGGGAAGGTAAACCTGAAGGACAGCTATGCCCTGGTGAAGAATGATGAAGTGTATCTCCACGATATGCACATTGGTCCCTATTCACACGGCAACCGGTCCAATCACGATCCGTTGAGGGTACGGAAACTGTTACTTCACAGGAGAGAGATAAAGAAACTTTACGGCAAGTCCCGAGAAAAGGGACTAACGCTGGTTCCTTTAAAACTGTACTTCAAGAATGGGAAGGTAAAGGTGGAAATTGGCGTTGGCAGAGGTAAGAAACTATATGACAAAAGAGAGCACCTCAAGATGAGGCAGCACCGACGGGATATGGAAAAGGAGTTCAGCATGGGAAATCTTAAGCGATAA
- the eno gene encoding phosphopyruvate hydratase: MTEIIGVHAREILDSRGNPTVEAEVTLISGITGRASVPSGASTGEHEMLELRDGDKNRYLGKGVEKAVSNIIHKIGPKIIGMDCMRQREIDYAMIALDATENKAFLGANAILGVSLACTRAAAEALELPLYRYIGGIFAKDIPIPMTNILNGGKHADNNVDIQEFMIMPVGAQSFKEGIRMCAEVFHHLKAVLKSKGYSTAVGDEGGFAPNLKSNEEALCLIMDAIEKAKYSPGKDIFIALDAAASSFFSDGKYILSAEEKPDKTAEEMVRFYSDLVKKYPIISIEDGLAEDDWEGWKLLTGELGSKIQIVGDDIFVTNKTRLEKGISLGVANSILIKLNQIGTLTETMETMQRAKEAGYTTVISHRSGETEDSYMADVAVATNCGQIKSGSLSRSERLAKYNQLLRIEEDLGDYAVYRGKSAFYSIRGK; the protein is encoded by the coding sequence ATGACAGAAATTATTGGAGTACATGCAAGGGAAATACTGGACTCGAGGGGGAACCCGACTGTAGAGGCGGAAGTGACACTGATTTCAGGGATTACCGGCCGCGCATCCGTTCCATCGGGTGCGTCAACGGGAGAACATGAGATGCTTGAACTCCGGGACGGAGATAAAAACCGGTATCTCGGGAAAGGTGTGGAGAAGGCCGTTAGCAACATTATCCATAAAATTGGGCCGAAGATCATCGGCATGGACTGTATGAGGCAAAGAGAGATTGATTATGCGATGATTGCACTGGACGCTACGGAGAACAAGGCTTTCCTCGGGGCCAATGCCATCCTGGGTGTTTCCCTTGCCTGTACCAGAGCGGCGGCAGAGGCCTTAGAACTGCCCCTGTACAGATATATAGGAGGTATTTTCGCCAAGGATATCCCCATCCCTATGACGAATATTTTAAATGGTGGAAAGCATGCCGACAATAACGTTGATATTCAGGAATTTATGATCATGCCGGTTGGTGCCCAAAGTTTTAAGGAAGGAATCCGCATGTGTGCCGAGGTTTTTCACCATTTAAAGGCGGTCCTGAAAAGTAAAGGTTACAGCACAGCGGTGGGGGATGAGGGTGGATTTGCACCCAATCTCAAATCCAATGAAGAGGCCCTTTGCCTGATCATGGATGCTATTGAGAAAGCAAAATATAGTCCCGGGAAGGATATATTTATCGCCCTCGATGCGGCAGCAAGTTCCTTTTTCAGCGATGGTAAATACATCTTGTCAGCGGAAGAGAAACCTGACAAAACAGCGGAGGAGATGGTCAGGTTCTACAGCGATCTGGTCAAAAAATACCCGATCATATCCATTGAGGATGGGCTGGCAGAAGATGACTGGGAAGGGTGGAAACTCCTGACAGGTGAGCTGGGCTCTAAAATTCAAATCGTGGGGGATGATATTTTCGTAACAAACAAGACAAGACTGGAAAAAGGCATCTCTCTGGGTGTGGCCAATTCTATTCTGATCAAGCTCAACCAGATCGGAACCCTGACCGAAACCATGGAAACGATGCAGAGGGCGAAGGAGGCAGGATATACAACGGTGATATCCCACAGGTCCGGGGAAACGGAAGACAGTTATATGGCCGATGTGGCGGTAGCGACAAATTGCGGGCAGATTAAGAGCGGTTCTCTCTCGAGAAGTGAGCGGCTGGCAAAATATAATCAACTTCTGAGGATCGAGGAAGACCTTGGTGATTACGCCGTATACAGGGGTAAATCTGCTTTTTATTCCATCAGGGGTAAGTAG
- a CDS encoding MerR family transcriptional regulator has protein sequence MDTLIPDKAYFRIGEVSKILGVKPYVIRYWESEFKTIKPIRTKSDQRLYRKKDVQDLVIIKNLLYTDRFTISGAKKQLLKTIGETVRAGEDPDQKRLVEIKRGLQQIRDMVS, from the coding sequence ATGGATACATTGATTCCCGACAAAGCATACTTTCGTATCGGTGAGGTCAGCAAAATACTCGGTGTTAAGCCTTATGTGATCAGGTACTGGGAATCTGAATTCAAAACGATAAAACCTATTCGTACAAAGTCCGATCAACGGCTTTACAGGAAAAAGGATGTCCAAGACCTGGTAATTATCAAAAACCTCCTCTATACGGACCGGTTCACCATCAGTGGTGCAAAAAAGCAACTGTTAAAAACAATAGGCGAAACGGTCCGTGCTGGTGAAGATCCCGATCAGAAACGGTTAGTAGAAATTAAAAGGGGATTGCAGCAGATCAGGGATATGGTGAGTTAA
- a CDS encoding HPr family phosphocarrier protein — MVEIRTFEIKNELGLHARAAAKMVNVSNKYKSKIFFERDGKEVNGKSLLGILTLACPYGGHITIRAEGIDASDAVKALGRLIEGKFGENQ, encoded by the coding sequence ATGGTGGAAATAAGAACTTTTGAAATAAAAAACGAACTTGGCCTTCATGCGAGGGCTGCAGCCAAGATGGTAAACGTCTCAAACAAATATAAATCAAAGATATTTTTTGAAAGAGATGGTAAAGAAGTTAACGGAAAGAGCCTTCTCGGCATTTTAACACTTGCCTGTCCTTATGGAGGCCATATTACAATCAGGGCAGAGGGAATAGATGCCAGCGATGCCGTTAAAGCCCTCGGCAGGCTAATCGAAGGTAAATTTGGAGAAAATCAATGA
- a CDS encoding PxxKW family cysteine-rich protein, translated as MTKKGCVFNGGRCHVIIDRCESCNNVINYPAGQYCRVYPDPASKWLSGNCPKASHLKKETSEPVQKLNPLKASKRSSKH; from the coding sequence ATGACCAAGAAAGGTTGCGTATTTAATGGAGGTAGATGTCATGTTATTATTGATAGGTGCGAATCCTGCAATAATGTTATAAATTATCCTGCTGGTCAGTATTGCAGGGTCTATCCCGATCCTGCCAGCAAATGGCTATCCGGAAATTGTCCAAAAGCATCACACCTCAAGAAGGAAACCAGCGAACCTGTCCAAAAACTCAATCCACTTAAGGCTTCAAAGAGATCGAGTAAACATTAA
- the purE gene encoding 5-(carboxyamino)imidazole ribonucleotide mutase produces MEEKTAVSVSVVMGSDSDLPVMQETIRILDTFGIPYEVFLTSAHRSPERTSSFARTAAQRGIRVIIVGAGAAAHLAGVIASQTILPVIGVPLEATSLMGLDALLSTVQMPGGIPVATMAVGKAGAKNAALLAVRIMALEDGDLREKLQAYIQDMAREVEKRQEDISCQKS; encoded by the coding sequence ATGGAAGAAAAAACAGCGGTCTCCGTCAGTGTCGTCATGGGGAGCGACTCTGACCTCCCTGTCATGCAAGAGACCATTCGGATACTCGATACCTTCGGCATCCCTTACGAGGTTTTTTTGACGTCGGCCCATCGTTCGCCGGAGAGGACCTCATCCTTTGCCCGAACAGCGGCGCAAAGGGGCATCAGGGTCATCATCGTCGGGGCCGGAGCGGCAGCCCATCTCGCCGGGGTAATCGCTTCCCAGACCATCCTGCCGGTCATCGGTGTCCCTCTCGAGGCCACGTCGCTCATGGGGCTGGACGCCCTTCTCTCCACCGTGCAGATGCCTGGCGGGATACCGGTTGCCACGATGGCCGTCGGAAAGGCAGGGGCAAAAAATGCGGCCCTGCTGGCCGTCAGGATCATGGCCCTGGAGGATGGGGACCTGCGCGAAAAGTTGCAGGCCTATATACAGGACATGGCACGGGAGGTCGAAAAAAGACAAGAAGATATTTCATGCCAGAAATCCTGA
- a CDS encoding L-threonylcarbamoyladenylate synthase: protein MPEILKIDPSNPDVALIAEAVRIMRRGGVIAYPTETFYGLGADGKNEQAVEKVFLIKGRDFKNPISLIVGDRKDLIGLVDEITDTAHWLMEKFWPGGLTFVFRASSSIPSRLTGDTGKIGIRISSHPIATILTKTLSHPITATSANLSGEGECLSAGEVVQYLGNRIDAVVDGGPTRGGSGTTILDVSAHPPVILREGIIPTFLIQDTLRRMNIS from the coding sequence ATGCCAGAAATCCTGAAGATTGACCCATCCAATCCCGATGTAGCCTTGATCGCTGAAGCTGTCCGGATCATGAGAAGGGGAGGGGTTATCGCCTATCCCACCGAGACCTTTTATGGACTGGGTGCCGACGGGAAAAACGAACAGGCTGTGGAGAAGGTCTTCCTGATCAAGGGAAGAGATTTTAAAAATCCAATCTCCCTGATTGTCGGAGACCGAAAAGATTTAATCGGCCTGGTTGATGAAATAACCGATACCGCCCACTGGCTCATGGAAAAATTCTGGCCGGGGGGACTTACCTTCGTATTCAGGGCATCTTCGAGCATACCCTCCCGGCTGACGGGAGATACAGGGAAGATTGGCATCCGTATTTCCAGCCATCCCATAGCAACCATCCTAACAAAGACCCTCTCCCATCCCATTACGGCCACCAGCGCCAATCTGTCCGGGGAAGGTGAATGCTTATCAGCCGGCGAAGTTGTTCAGTATCTCGGGAATCGTATTGATGCTGTTGTTGATGGGGGACCGACACGGGGGGGGAGCGGAACGACTATCCTCGATGTAAGCGCTCATCCTCCGGTGATCCTCCGGGAGGGAATCATTCCCACCTTTCTGATTCAAGATACCTTAAGGAGGATGAATATAAGCTGA
- the purD gene encoding phosphoribosylamine--glycine ligase, translating to MLNVLLIGNGAREHAIAEALARSSRQPKLFSYMKSNNPGIASLSEKVTIGSYSELPAISEFARACHIHFAVIGPEEPLNNGVADALREVGIPSMGPSKNLARLETSKSFTRRLFEKYRIPGNPGFKTFSSLNGIREFLDELDGIVIKPDGLTGGKGVMVQGDHFQTREEAMDCCRTILKEYGNVIIEERMEGEEFSLQCLCDGKTVVATPPVQDHKRRFAGDRGPNTGGMGSYSCEDHTLPFLRPEDIAEGLNITRQVADAIYRETGEYYKGIMYGGFMVTRSDVKLLEYNARFGDPEAMNVLPLLKTDFIDLCKAIIDGALDRMNVEFERKATVCKYIVPKGYGLPGEHPDSVSLSSKIEVGDVGAARLYYSSVDRREDGLYMTTSRAIGVVGIADHLGEAEKIAESAVAAIRGPVDHRSDIGTEELVKKRIQHMQEIRGR from the coding sequence ATGTTGAACGTACTTTTGATCGGCAATGGCGCCCGGGAACACGCCATCGCTGAGGCCCTTGCCCGGTCGAGCCGGCAACCGAAACTTTTCTCTTACATGAAATCCAACAACCCCGGCATTGCCTCACTTTCAGAAAAGGTTACCATTGGCAGCTACAGTGAACTTCCGGCAATCAGTGAATTTGCGAGGGCATGTCATATTCATTTTGCCGTGATCGGTCCCGAAGAACCACTTAACAATGGAGTGGCCGATGCCCTGAGAGAGGTGGGGATTCCGTCCATGGGCCCCTCAAAGAACCTGGCGCGTCTCGAGACTTCAAAGTCCTTCACGAGGCGTTTATTCGAAAAATACCGGATCCCGGGAAATCCAGGATTTAAGACATTTTCCTCTCTGAATGGCATTAGGGAGTTTCTCGACGAACTGGACGGTATTGTCATCAAGCCCGATGGACTGACCGGTGGCAAGGGGGTCATGGTGCAGGGAGATCACTTTCAGACCAGGGAAGAAGCGATGGACTGCTGCCGGACCATCCTGAAGGAATATGGGAATGTGATTATTGAAGAGAGGATGGAGGGGGAAGAATTCTCCCTTCAGTGCCTCTGTGACGGCAAAACCGTCGTGGCAACACCCCCTGTCCAGGACCATAAGAGACGATTTGCCGGCGATAGAGGCCCGAACACGGGGGGGATGGGTTCATATTCCTGTGAAGACCATACCCTGCCTTTTTTGCGTCCTGAGGACATCGCGGAAGGTCTTAACATTACGCGGCAGGTGGCCGATGCTATATATAGAGAGACGGGAGAATACTACAAAGGGATCATGTACGGTGGATTCATGGTTACAAGGTCTGACGTCAAGTTACTTGAATATAACGCCCGCTTCGGTGATCCCGAGGCGATGAATGTCCTCCCTCTCTTAAAAACAGATTTTATTGATCTGTGCAAGGCCATCATTGATGGCGCTCTCGACAGGATGAATGTGGAATTTGAGAGAAAGGCAACTGTTTGCAAATATATTGTTCCGAAAGGATACGGCCTCCCCGGTGAGCATCCCGATTCTGTATCTTTATCGTCAAAAATTGAGGTTGGCGATGTGGGCGCCGCACGGCTGTACTATTCTTCTGTTGACAGGAGGGAAGACGGTTTGTATATGACCACCTCGAGAGCAATCGGTGTGGTGGGCATAGCCGATCACCTCGGTGAGGCGGAAAAAATTGCGGAAAGCGCCGTGGCGGCCATCAGGGGGCCCGTGGACCACAGATCCGACATCGGCACAGAAGAGTTAGTCAAAAAGAGAATCCAGCATATGCAAGAAATCAGGGGGCGATAG